GGCTTGAGCTGGTTGCCCAACTGAGTAGTTCCGTTGCGTATACGGCGAGCCCGCAGGCGTGCGGCACGGCGTAATCGGCAAAAAACAGAGCAAACAGCAGCAGGACAGCGAGCACGATCTCGCGGACCAGGAGGGGGGCACCGATCCGCAAGAGTGAGCTCGCTCCAGTGGTTTCCAGCGCGGCGGCTTCGAGGACGTCTCGCGCACGGGATCGCCATGCCGCGGACAGAATTGCGGCGGGAATCGGCCATGCCCACAGCGCCCACGTAACGACGCAACGCAGCTCCGCCGGAAATCCTCCGGGGAAAATCCTCTGCCATCCAAACGCGTAGACCATGGGCGGAAACAAAAGGGCCGACAGGAGCATCGCGCGACACGGGCGGGAGCCCAGGGGGTCGGACCGACGTCCCGAGAGCCCGGTGACCAACATGCCGATGGCCAGCGCCAATTCCGACGCGCCGGCGGCAAGACCGAAACTGCGGAGCAACAACCCGACTTGACGGTCGCCCGGCCACCACGAAGTTGCGGCAAAAGGTCCCTCTTCAAGGCAGCGAAGGATGAGGGCGGACACCGGCCAAGCCATTGCGGCGGCAAACAAAGCGACCGTGAGCAGTCGAAGCGCGAATATCGAGATGCGGGCGATCACCGAAGAAGCACGTTCCGCACGATGTTCATGGCCTTCTCCATTTCGTCGGCGACGGCCTGATAGTCGACTTCGGTCTCCGGCGGCCAAGTGAGACCGAGTTCCTCGCGCAAAGCGGCACGAACGGGAATATTGCGCGAAGGGCTTTCGGCAAGCATTCGCTCGACCTCCGCGGAGACCAGGTAATCGACGAGATCTCTACCGGGGGCGGGATGCGGTGCGCCTCGTACCAGCGCCACGGTGCAGGGAACGAGCAGCGTTCCGCCGCCACCCATGTCGGGATACACGAGGTCCACCGAGGCTCCGGCCTTCTGCGCCACCCAGACGTCGTCGGTATCGGTACAGGCAAAGTCGACCCGGCCGTCCATAACGGCGCGGACAGCGGCACTGTTTCCGGCTTCGATAGCGGCCCCGTTTTCCGCAAGGCTCTCCAGAAAAGCGAGCGCCCTTTCATCGCCCCAAAGGACGAACATCGCGGCGACGTGTCCGGAGGTGGTGCCGAACAGCGGGTTGGCGATGGCCGTGCGCGACGCAAAGTCCGGTGCAGCGACCTGCTCCCAATGGGCCGGGACGGCCTCACGTGGCGTCCGCCTTGGGTCGAAAGCGATCACGCGGGCGCGGACGGCCATGGCCGTCCAGTGGTTGGCGGGATCTCGAAAGCGAGCAGGGATATCGTCCGCATCAGG
The genomic region above belongs to Phycisphaerae bacterium and contains:
- a CDS encoding extracellular solute-binding protein, whose product is MHLRRLTIVSLSTSFALFGLACERNREHSGNSSAKASGEVVVYTSVDEQFARDVLREFEARTGVTVRMIGDAEAGKTTGLVNRILAEAKSGRPRADVFWSGEIFNTIRLAQEGVLEPYGSPDADDIPARFRDPANHWTAMAVRARVIAFDPRRTPREAVPAHWEQVAAPDFASRTAIANPLFGTTSGHVAAMFVLWGDERALAFLESLAENGAAIEAGNSAAVRAVMDGRVDFACTDTDDVWVAQKAGASVDLVYPDMGGGGTLLVPCTVALVRGAPHPAPGRDLVDYLVSAEVERMLAESPSRNIPVRAALREELGLTWPPETEVDYQAVADEMEKAMNIVRNVLLR